In Eleutherodactylus coqui strain aEleCoq1 chromosome 11, aEleCoq1.hap1, whole genome shotgun sequence, a single window of DNA contains:
- the PSKH1 gene encoding serine/threonine-protein kinase H1, translated as MGCGTSKVLPEPPKNIQLDLVKKVEPYLAPKNDQYKHFITDHGRIDTNGGSPAPPYANGYPHNPAETADPRRHKVAKYRAKFDPRVTAKYDIKALIGRGSFSRVVRVEHKASKQPYAIKMIETKYREGREVCESELSVLRRVRHTNIIQLIEVFETQERVYMVMELATGGELFDRIIAKGSFTERDATHVLQMVLEGVKYLHTLGITHRDLKPENLLYYHPGTDSKIMITDFGFASARKKGDDCLMKTTCGTPEYIAPEILVKKPYTNSVDLWALGVISYILLSGTMPFEDDNRTRLYRQILKGKYSYSGEPWPSVSNLAKDFIDRLLMVEPSERLTATQALKHPWVVSMAASSSMKNLHRSISQNLLKRASSRCQSTKSAQSVRSSRSTKSTKSRRVRERELRELNLRYQQHYYG; from the exons ATGGGCTGTGGGACAAGCAAAGTGCTTCCCGAACCTCCAAAGAACATCCAGCTGGATTTAGTAAAAAAGGTGGAACCTTATCTAGCCCCAAAGAATGACCAATACAAACATTTTATTACAGACCACGGACGAATAGACACTAACGGTGGTTCCCCAGCTCCTCCCTACGCAAATGGCTACCCACACAATCCAGCCGAAACTGCTGACCCTAGGAGACATAAAGTAGCTAAATACAGAGCTAAATTTGATCCACGAGTCACCGCAAAATATGATATTAAAGCACTTATCGGTCGAGGAAGCTTCAGCCGTGTTGTGAGGGTGGAGCACAAGGCCTCTAAGCAGCCATATGCCATCAAAATGATTGAAACTAAATACAGAGAAGGTAGGGAGGTTTGCGAGTCTGAACTTAGTGTCCTAAGGAGAGTTCGACATACAAATATCATCCAGCTAATCGAAGTGTTCGAGACACAGGAAAGAGTATATATGGTTATGGAATTAGCAACAGGTGGAGAACTTTTTGACCGAATTATTGCCAAGGGTTCCTTTACGGAGAGGGATGCCACTCATGTACTACAAATGGTTTTGGAAGGAGTGAAATATTTGCACACTCTTGGGATTACACACAGAGACTTAAAGCCAGAAAATCTTCTGTATTATCACCCAGGAACAGACTCCAAAATTATGATTACAGATTTTGGTTTTGCAAGTGCACGAAAAAAAGGGGATGATTGCTTAATGAAGACGACCTGTGGAACACCAGAATACATTGCTCCAGAAATTCTTGTAAAGAAACCTTACACAAACTCTGTAGACTTGTGGGCACTAGGAGTCATATCCTATATTCTTCTGAGTGGCACTATGCCGTTTGAGGATGATAATAGGACACGTCTGTATCGTCAAATTCTAAAGGGAAAATACAGCTACTCTGGAGAG CCATGGCCAAGTGTTTCGAATCTGGCAAAAGACTTTATCGATCGCCTGCTTATGGTGGAACCGTCTGAGAGATTGACTGCCACACAGGCTCTTAAACACCCGTGGGTAGTAAGTATGGCGGCATCTTCATCTATGAAAAATCTGCACAGGTCCATCTCTCAGAACCTACTGAAGCGAGCATCTTCCCGCTGTCAGAGTACAAAGTCTGCGCAGTCTGTTCGTTCTAGTCGCTCAACAAAGTCAACAAAGTCTCGGCGTGTGAGAGAACGAGAACTACGCGAACTCAATTTGCGCTACCAGCAGCACTACTATGGATGA